A stretch of DNA from Micromonospora peucetia:
ACGCCGGGGCTCGTCGGGGAGCCGGTCCAGCTCGTGCAGGTGCAGGGCGATCACCGCCGGGTTGGCCAGCGCGAACTCGACATGGAAGTCGATCAGCGACTCCAGCGCGCCGCGCGGGTCGTCGGGGTGACCGGTAGACCGCTCCTGACCACCGGTGAGCAGCTCCTCGCTGACCGGAATCAGCGCGGCGACCAGCATGGCCTCCTTGCCGGCGAAGTGGTGGTAGAGCGCCGGGCCGGTGACCCCGGCCGCCGCGCCGATGTCGTCCATCGAGACGCCGTGGTAGCCCCGGGAGGCGAAGAGGCCGACCGCGATCTCCAGGATCTCGTCCTTGCGGGACCGGCGCCGGCCCGACCCCGCGGCACCGTTCCTCCCGCCCCGTGCCTGCTGCTCCACCGTCACCGGGCAAGCGTAGACCTCGACCGGCCCCGCGTGGAGCCTCTGTTACCCGTCGGTTGGCTCACGTTCGGGCCGGTGATCGCCACTTTCGCGCCGGTGACCGCCGGGCCCGCCCCCTTGACCCTCGCCCCGATCGAGCCCCGAGGCTCGCCGGCACGCCCGCCCCACACCGCGGGAGCTCCGCCCACACCCGCCCACACCCACCCCCGCTCCCTTCTCCGCGATCTTGCACTTTGTGCCCGGGCGAAACGGCTGATAAGCCGCGAATCAAGGGCCACAACTGCAAGATCGCGGGGAACGGGCGGGGGCGGGGAAGGGGCGGGGGTGGTTGGTTTGGCGGGAGGGGGTTGAGGGGGTGCAGTGGGTGCGGTGGGTGCGGTGGGTGCGCGGGACTCCTCCCGGCCACCGCCCAACCTTTTCCGGGTCCCGGTGCGTCTGCTTGGTGACGCGGTATGCGTGACGGCCGGTTGGAGGGGAGGTCGGATGGGACCGCCGACGACCGACGACGGACGGGACGGCTACGTCGCTTTCGTCGAGTGCCACCAGCACCGGCTGCTACGCGCGGCCTACCTGGTCTGCGGCAACCGGCACCAGGCCGAGGACCTGCTCCAGGATGCCCTGCTCAAGCTGGCCCTGCGCTGGCCCGCCGTGCGGCACGGCGACCCGGCCGCGTACGTGCGCGCGATCCTCTACCGCGACACCGTCTCCTGGTGGCGGCGCCGCCGCCGGGAGTGGCTGAGCGCGTACCCGCCGGAGCGGGCGACGGCCGAGGGCGACGGAGCACTGCGGCTCGCGCTGCGTGACGCCCTCGGCCACCTGCCGCCCCGGCAGCGGGCCGTACTGGTGCTGCGTTACTTCGAGGACCTCACCGAGGCGGCCACCGCCGAGGCGCTCGGAGTCACCGTCGGCACCGTCAAGAGTCAGTCCCATGCGGCGCTACGCCGGCTCCGCGAGGTCGCGCCGGAGCTCGGTCACGACGAGGAACGGCCCGGCGACGGCCTGGTCACCGGGATGGAGGTGAACCCGTGAGGGAAAAGGAACTACACCAACTGCTCACCGTCGCTGCCGAGGACGTCCGGCCGGCGCACCCCGCGGCGACCGGCTGGGAACGGGCCCGCCGGGTGCGTCGCACCCGCCGCGCTGCCGGCGCCGCCGCGCTCGCGGTCGCCCTGTTCACCGGCGGTACGGCGCTGGCTCTGCGCCCCGCCGATCCGCCGTCACCGGCAACCATCGCGACACCGGGCCGAAGCGCGATCCCGACCCCCGTGCCCGTACTGACGCTCCCGGCCGACCTGGCCTATCCCGGGCACCCGCTGGGCCGTCTGGGCGATCCGGTCGGCGCGACGCTCTCGGCCCGCCCGGTCCGCAAGGCGCTGGCGCTGTACCAGCCGGTCGACCCGGAGACCGCTGTCGAGGGGCGGATCCGGGTGCTCGGCGACGACGGCATCGTCCGGGACCTGGACGTGGTCACCCCCGCCAGGACCCGCGACGCGGAGGGCAACGAGGCGGTGCCACTCAAGACCGGAAGTCTCTCCCCGGACGGACGGACCGCCGCCTTCGCCCAGACCGGCGAGGTGATCGTGGTCGACCTGACCACCGCCGCCGTGCGCCGCCACCCGCTCAAGGGCTACCTGGAGCACGTCCTCTGGTCAGGCAACCGGCTGCTCGTCGGCGACCAGAACGCAACGTACGAGGTGGACCGGGCCACCGGCACCGCCAGGAAGCTGCCGGTGTCGCCGTGGGACGTGGTCGCCTCGGACCCGGCCGCCCGGCCGGATGCCCTACTCGAACTGGGCGGCACGCCGATGAGCGTGACGCGGATCCGACCGGTCGGCGAAGTCACGCACCGGGACAGCCGCCCGGTCGACTTCCGAGCGCTGCCCCGCGGCAACGTGGTCGACGAGTTCTACGGGCGGGGCTGGCAGCGGGGCGACCTGGTGGCCCGGGCCGGCTGGCTCACCATCGGAGACTCGAGCGGGATGGAGGGGGTCGCGCTGCTGAACGCCGGAACCGGCGTGGTGACCCACCTGCTCAACGTGGGCTTCGGCCGCTGGAAGAGCTGCTGTGAAGTGCTCGGCTGGGACCCGGACGGGACGGTGCT
This window harbors:
- a CDS encoding TetR/AcrR family transcriptional regulator encodes the protein MTVEQQARGGRNGAAGSGRRRSRKDEILEIAVGLFASRGYHGVSMDDIGAAAGVTGPALYHHFAGKEAMLVAALIPVSEELLTGGQERSTGHPDDPRGALESLIDFHVEFALANPAVIALHLHELDRLPDEPRRRIRRLQRLYVEQWVTVLTTLHPGMPDGEARVLAHAAFGLMNSTPFLGGEVDRRRRAELLRAATLAALLAHPGS
- a CDS encoding SigE family RNA polymerase sigma factor, translating into MGPPTTDDGRDGYVAFVECHQHRLLRAAYLVCGNRHQAEDLLQDALLKLALRWPAVRHGDPAAYVRAILYRDTVSWWRRRRREWLSAYPPERATAEGDGALRLALRDALGHLPPRQRAVLVLRYFEDLTEAATAEALGVTVGTVKSQSHAALRRLREVAPELGHDEERPGDGLVTGMEVNP